The Biomphalaria glabrata chromosome 15, xgBioGlab47.1, whole genome shotgun sequence region ataacaaaaacatttacaaataaattgtaccatttttttttgggaaTAGCAATATTACATTAGAACAATACATTGTAACATCAGAACAATACATTGCAACATCAGAACAATACATTATAACATCAGAACATCATATTACAATATCAGAACAATACATTTTGGTAtcaaaacaatacattttaacatcagaaaaaatacattataaaataaaatattttcatcacaGAGCATAATGATGTAGAAACATCAACATTTGAAACAATCATTTAGTCATGCTACAATGACTGGAACAACATTTACAAGGTGATGCATGAACCAAAGGGGACAATCTCTTCTAGTTACTTCTTCTTTTTGCCTTTCTTTCCTCCTTTCTTGCCCTTTTTGCCCTTTTtgcctttctttttctttttcccaaaAGGTCCAAATCCTTTGCGCACCATAACTCCCCTCCACCAGGCCTGCATCTGAAGAAAGATAAACAGAGATAACGAAATACTGAAGgtcaaaaatttaatatttagcGATATACACATAAACTATTtgttacaacatttttttttggtattatgAATATAAAGTTTGTTTCCTATTTAatgcaaaaaaatgttttgtttgtaaactacttttacatgttttggatgttccttcagatttaaagataatctacttcctagtccaaacttcccacAGAACGACAAGGATAGCAGTGGGCAGGGACCACTGAGACAAtgaaatgacagtccagcgctcatACTGCACAACCAAGTAGACAAAATGTGAAACttctaattttcttttctattttttttgatTCCCATTCCTTATTTACTTTCTAGTTTTCCCTCTGTTACATTAGAaatatgtattttctttttccacAACAGGTCatctttctatttctataaagtaatacattttattaaaaaaatgttatatggctgtttatttttaggttaattaaTAGCTCttttcttattaattttaacatgaccatatgtcttttttttaacataaatgtAAGGATTCGGCATAGTTATGTCTTCATAGACCAAAAGTTAATGCCACAAAAGAAATCTTCTTCCTTTAACTATTGTACCAAAGTTTCCTAAATCATGTTGTCTAGAGGATTTCAATTCAAAGAAGCCATCATGAATTTTTGTCAAATGAAAAAGAGACAAGGTCTAATTCCCAACATAAATCTAGAAGCATCTAGTTGTTTCTTttcaaattaatttataaatggaTAGATTCCGTTACAATAGTAGCTATTTAGAACTATTTAGACCAGCCAGTTTAAAGGTATTTTAGCACCAAAGTTTGcagccaaatttttttttttggaaaaaaggaTAAGTACATTTCAAAGCATTTTGTAGTGATATGAAAGTAAACAGGCTAAAAAATGTGAATACAATGTGAGAAAATCTTAGAATGAAAGTTTTTTATGTGATgtacattaatttatttcaataccTTGATAGCAGACTTTAGCTCGATGGCTTCTTGTTCTGTTTTTCTTCtggctttctctttctctattctgTCCTCAACCACTATTTGCTCGTATTCTTTATActgtaaaatacaaataaagttaaactaaatacaaatctatataattctcttcgtggcccaaTCATGGGGAATAccacgatgaaaaagtcatggaaagataactcttttatttctgaaagtcgactagagttaccccatgtAACTTTCGAGGTGACAGAGAGCGAGGCTCAGATAAAAAAGATTGGGGGGGGCGTATGCTATGCAGCGGATAGGGTCATAAAGTTAAATTAGCCTTATAGAAAAGTCATTTTAATGCCCTTAATTAAGATTCAAACAAGTCTATAACTGTATTAATCATTAACCAAGTCATATTTTAGAGGGTTATATATAGTTTAGATCTTTATGTCCTTTTAAATTATCACTGTAGCATCATAAGCCTTCATCAAGAATTGAGGAAGAGGGGACAATCCCAAGATGTGTAtacagatgccaagcagatggatAACATGTAGTGACATTTGAGAGTCTTGCCCAGAACCAAGATGTGGATGCAGATGCCAGGCAGATGGGCAAGATGTAGTGACATCTGAGGCCTGGAGGAAAGCTGGTTCGTGGCCTTTACCCCAGATGGTACCAAAGGTATAGATTATGATGAACATTAGTTGTTAGATCAgcgaaaagaaatttaaaatataaaaaacaatgttATGTACTCATGATGCAACTAATTACAATTCATCCAACCATTAGAAAAGTTTTTGTACTATAATACAGTTTAAACAAAAGAATTTAGTTTGTGAAAATCAAGTTGTACCCCAAGAGTTACATTTTGAAACTACTAATTAGTATTAgtgaggtttaaaaaaaaattcattgttactgttttttttaatgtattgaaTTATATAACACTAATTATCATTCTGAATTTCAATACTGTTGAACATGGTtggtttgtaaaattatttttattatgaacATTCACATTATCAATTCTATGAAGATTCATACTTAAAATGACCTACCAATTTAGTAAGCTCTTGTAATTTTTCTAAATCTTTAGCTTTGGTCTGCTTCAATGTGTCCAGTTCTTTTTGCTTTGCCTCTTTGTCCACTTCATATTTCTCCATCCAGaaatctaattttttctctAAGTCCTGGggaataaaactttttattgataTTCTTTTTACCTACTGAAAAAATTCCAATAATTTTATAAACACTAATCATGGAATGAATAAAGTGAAGATATATTgtccataaaaaataaaattaccgCTTGGTGTTCTTGTAAAAATTTTACTATCTCTTTATGGGCTCTGTTTTCTTCATCTGTTTTGTTGTGAAGGccctagggaaaaaaaaaagtttactgaAGAATTTATTAGCATAATCCAAAGAATAATCTATAGAAAAGAATAAATAGTCACAGAAAGTGTAAATTGATAAAATCAAGGTTATAAATAAGAGAAATGcactttacatatatatataagtgcaGCGATAAACCCAATGCAGGATTGGGCTATTACAATATGTTTGAATATGCAATGGTTATATTAAAATCTATATTGATTGATATCTTTTGATTTGTAGGCTTTTTactattccttttttatttgacaACCCAACATGTATGTTTGCAATAAGTTTCAAGACACTTTTTCTAAGAAAAAGTCCCTAAAAGTATGGGGggaaaattcaaaaatttgaaTTAGAAAGATTCAAAGCTCTTTTATAGATATGGTATTGTCATTAATATCATATAAAATAACATCAGAGTGTCAAGACTGTTTAAAAaatcagttttaaaaacttataaCTATTAATGGGTATATCATCAAAATTTTTTGAGTGAAGTGAAAAACATTTAAGTCAGTCATTtagtttgatatatatatatatatatatatatatatatatatatatatatatatataccaccCAGCCACCTTGCACCTAACTTTTTTATAGgccatgaaaataaaagttaaataaagCGTGTTTACGATAAAGGAGTTTACAACAGTGACTGTGTTCATGGATCATATGTAGTCTTTATAATATAATTcatgaaatatatttgttttaacaaaACCAATAACATTGATTTGAAACTTACttcaattttttctttcatttctttttcagttagaaaaacttttttctgtGATTGGGCTACTGATACATCAGCACATTTTTTAATATACTTTCCCTCCATATTGGTTTTAGCTTTCATCTCctaagatataaaatataccAAAGTAAATTTAACTGATACAATGCTCACAATCtaagaaaaatataatacaaaacaTCTACTTTAGTCAATGCCAAAAGAAACAAgtaaaatgattttaaactttCTGTATTGGTAAAACATATAAATATCTCTTTTGaaacatttataaattataCTTACAATTATAACTGAGTgaagtgtacagagaaatggTTAAACTATATGTTATGTATTGGAAGCAGCACATCTAATAAAAATTTGTAAtcataaataacaaaaattctAACAAGTCTAGAACAGTATGCCAACAATGAGGAGagttaacaaaaaaatctaGAAGTAAAGTAGCTTTAGTTTTTGTCTTACTGCTTTTTATGtaatattgtaattattttcatgCTATAGTGTTAATTAAACCTGAAGTTGATCTTTCAAGTGTGAAatcatttctttcctttgttgaaCTGCAGTTTCTTTCTCCTGTCTGACAACCACTAGCTCATCAGTAAGTATGCctaatttttttcttccttcttGTTCtctaaaatttgatttttaaagaaatattgaaGTTCAAAGGTCATTAATTATCAAAATGAcagacttttatttatttagtattttataatatggaaatttttaataaaaatctgtagtttttttttttttaaataaaactttaacaACTTGCATAACTGTACAAGAATCTCacatttacacattcaaaaAGTCTATATATTTATTCCATTTCAGAGTTTTAATTAAAGTAGAATAAAATATAGCAATAAAGAgtacaatattttttaagctAATTTAAGAActcaatttttgtatttttctacaaattataaatacaaACTTTTGAATGGTACTCTGAAGAGaagcttttctttctttttctgccAGAACAGCATCCACTAAAGTTTGAAAGTTACATTTCTGCACTAATTCTGTCATGGTGCCAGTCATTATATTTTCCACATATGTTCTGGTAAAGTAatcagataaaaagaaaaacaataattccatttaaatatataatacttaaatatttgtaacataGATGGTTTTAgtttaagtgttgtatagaTTATCTTACAGCAGTTGGCCTATGAGTGAAACAACTCTCTCAATAAAATGATtccttagatatatatatattgtaacaaagtttcttaaaaatgtcctttttttttttttactttattacatCAAGACAcaagcatattgtttctttaattgtttttttttcagaaaagtCTAAGGCATTGGTTAGCAAACTTAACAAACTTCATTTCAGCATTTTATTATCACTAGATAGTTGGAACATATTTGCAATATACATAGTCTTTGACAACTCAACATGCATGTTTGCAATAAGTTTCTAAGAAAAAGTCCCTAAAAGTATGAGGGAAAAATTCAAAGATTTGAATTAGAAAGATTCAAAGCTCTTTTACAGATATGGTATTGTCATTGATATCATATAAAATAACATCAAAGTGTCAAGGCTGTTTGAAAAATCAGTTTTGAAAacttattactattaataggcATATCatcaaaattttatgagtgGAGTGAAAAACATTTAAGTCAATTACTTTATTGTATACATAGTTTTTGTTACCTGTCCTTTTGAATTTTAAGCAGGTTATCAGCGGTTAGAGGGTTCTGCTTCAAAGTGCGTCCAAAAACATGTGTTGAGTTTTTCAAGTCTCTGCCAGCATTTAAAACGTCTTTCTCAACATCTAAAAGGTGAACAGGATTTTTAGTCAACCCCAGCATTTCAATCTTTTTAATTAATACTGACTGGTATTTTGTTTCTAACTGCATCTGGCTGTCAACCAACTGGGATAGTTCACCACGAACAACCTAAAGAATGAAAATAACATACCTTTTGAGTACCGTTATTCGATACACATAGAGACAACAGGTATTCCATGAACAAGCCATACAAATAAgattgtatgtgtgtgcatTGTGTTTTATGTGGTTTGTATTAACATCTATATCAATGTTGTCATGACAGTAatgctgaggtggacaattgtagtcaaactgaatttccatttatttagagcaataaaattatcttatcttattaattaaaaaaaaatatgaatatgaaCAATTGGAAAA contains the following coding sequences:
- the LOC106055720 gene encoding dynein regulatory complex protein 9-like isoform X2, encoding MSVSPLTGVDAIHLATVLEDCVDQLSTLGHIMPASFEFRPDALEVVRGELSQLVDSQMQLETKYQSVLIKKIEMLGLTKNPVHLLDVEKDVLNAGRDLKNSTHVFGRTLKQNPLTADNLLKIQKDRTYVENIMTGTMTELVQKCNFQTLVDAVLAEKERKASLQSTIQKEQEGRKKLGILTDELVVVRQEKETAVQQRKEMISHLKDQLQEMKAKTNMEGKYIKKCADVSVAQSQKKVFLTEKEMKEKIEGLHNKTDEENRAHKEIVKFLQEHQADLEKKLDFWMEKYEVDKEAKQKELDTLKQTKAKDLEKLQELTKLYKEYEQIVVEDRIEKEKARRKTEQEAIELKSAIKMQAWWRGVMVRKGFGPFGKKKKKGKKGKKGKKGGKKGKKKK
- the LOC106055720 gene encoding dynein regulatory complex protein 9-like isoform X1 translates to MGVGRDHQDNSLKCVPHNQMSVSPLTGVDAIHLATVLEDCVDQLSTLGHIMPASFEFRPDALEVVRGELSQLVDSQMQLETKYQSVLIKKIEMLGLTKNPVHLLDVEKDVLNAGRDLKNSTHVFGRTLKQNPLTADNLLKIQKDRTYVENIMTGTMTELVQKCNFQTLVDAVLAEKERKASLQSTIQKEQEGRKKLGILTDELVVVRQEKETAVQQRKEMISHLKDQLQEMKAKTNMEGKYIKKCADVSVAQSQKKVFLTEKEMKEKIEGLHNKTDEENRAHKEIVKFLQEHQADLEKKLDFWMEKYEVDKEAKQKELDTLKQTKAKDLEKLQELTKLYKEYEQIVVEDRIEKEKARRKTEQEAIELKSAIKMQAWWRGVMVRKGFGPFGKKKKKGKKGKKGKKGGKKGKKKK